From a single Cytophagales bacterium WSM2-2 genomic region:
- a CDS encoding DNA methyltransferase: MNTEIKYLIIDLFCGAGGTTLGFESAMSRDPKVKLAKVIACVNHDHLAIRSHWANHPDVEHFEEDIRHLDPYGRLHRLVEIYRAFYPSAKLILWASLECTNFSKAKGGLPRDADSRTLADHLYKYILALNPDFIQIENVVEFMSWGPLDEKGKPVSRKNGQDWLRWREKIRSFGYHDDWRELNAADFGALTSRNRLFGCFARTGVPITWPEPTHTKKPEKTMISRPLKKWRPVKEALDFSDEGRSIFNRPKRLSSKTMQRLFMGCVKHIAGGKDKFLTKFYSGKPEYKSASIDDPSPSVTTFGGGGLVKAVFLQPYNSNKPIEKGGGNDGLSIENPAPTIGTRNTPAIAFISRYNGVNGGKHDNSHSIEGPVGALGCGDNHAKVTAHFLANYYSEGGQHSSIEKPCPTIPTKDRISKIQAEYFVDKQYNGDHNHQSIHQPAGTILTNDKHQLVKAETFIDQRNGSGEDRSRSIDEPSKSLTSTGGNLQIINAKFIANGNPHNTSTHSIEEPSPTLLASRHHHYIINPTWFNEDGARSIDEPCFVIIARQDKAPLYLITCKEGPIFIPVYEGDCEWTIKLKEFMALYNICDIKMRMLKVSELKVIQGFPISYILHGNQTEQKKFIGNAVEKNVPKSMIEAMEERDLRMAA; encoded by the coding sequence ATGAATACCGAAATCAAATATCTCATCATTGACTTATTCTGCGGAGCTGGTGGAACGACACTTGGATTTGAATCTGCAATGTCACGCGATCCAAAAGTTAAGCTTGCAAAAGTGATTGCTTGTGTCAATCACGACCACCTTGCAATTAGATCACACTGGGCAAATCACCCAGACGTTGAGCATTTCGAAGAAGATATTCGTCATCTTGATCCTTACGGTAGGCTTCACAGACTCGTTGAGATTTACCGTGCCTTTTATCCCTCAGCAAAACTAATCTTATGGGCATCCCTTGAATGCACCAATTTCAGTAAAGCAAAAGGAGGACTACCGCGTGATGCGGATAGTCGTACACTCGCTGATCATCTTTACAAATACATCCTCGCCCTTAACCCCGATTTCATTCAAATCGAAAATGTGGTAGAGTTTATGAGCTGGGGGCCACTGGATGAAAAAGGGAAACCAGTCAGTCGGAAGAATGGACAGGATTGGTTGAGATGGAGAGAGAAGATTAGATCTTTTGGTTATCATGATGATTGGCGCGAATTGAATGCTGCGGATTTCGGGGCACTCACATCCAGGAACAGGCTATTCGGTTGTTTTGCACGAACAGGAGTTCCTATCACTTGGCCTGAACCCACGCATACTAAGAAGCCGGAAAAGACCATGATCTCAAGGCCTTTGAAGAAATGGAGGCCAGTGAAAGAGGCGCTTGATTTCTCGGATGAAGGTCGGTCTATCTTCAATCGTCCTAAAAGGCTTTCAAGTAAAACAATGCAACGCCTTTTTATGGGCTGTGTGAAGCATATTGCCGGTGGCAAAGACAAATTCCTTACGAAGTTCTATTCTGGTAAACCTGAATATAAGAGCGCAAGTATTGACGATCCTTCTCCATCGGTAACAACATTCGGTGGTGGTGGATTAGTTAAAGCTGTCTTTTTGCAACCATATAATAGCAATAAACCAATCGAGAAGGGCGGTGGTAATGATGGTTTGTCAATCGAAAATCCAGCACCTACAATTGGAACACGAAACACACCTGCGATTGCTTTTATTTCCAGGTATAACGGTGTCAACGGCGGTAAGCATGATAACTCGCACAGCATCGAAGGACCAGTTGGGGCGCTAGGATGTGGAGACAATCATGCGAAAGTAACTGCACATTTCCTGGCTAACTATTATTCCGAAGGTGGTCAACATAGTAGTATCGAGAAGCCATGTCCAACAATACCAACCAAAGACAGGATTTCGAAAATTCAAGCTGAATACTTTGTAGACAAGCAATACAACGGTGATCATAATCATCAGTCGATACATCAGCCTGCAGGAACAATCCTAACCAATGACAAACATCAATTGGTCAAAGCCGAAACTTTCATTGATCAAAGAAATGGATCGGGTGAAGACAGAAGTCGGTCAATCGATGAGCCTTCAAAATCTTTAACTTCCACAGGAGGCAATCTTCAAATTATTAATGCAAAGTTCATTGCGAACGGGAATCCTCACAATACTTCGACACATTCGATAGAAGAGCCATCACCTACATTGTTGGCCTCTCGTCATCATCATTACATTATTAATCCTACCTGGTTCAATGAGGATGGAGCTCGAAGTATAGATGAACCGTGTTTTGTCATCATTGCCAGACAGGACAAAGCGCCTCTTTATCTGATTACGTGCAAGGAAGGTCCAATTTTCATACCTGTTTATGAAGGTGATTGTGAATGGACTATCAAGCTGAAAGAGTTCATGGCACTTTACAACATCTGTGACATCAAAATGCGAATGTTGAAAGTGTCGGAATTGAAAGTAATACAGGGATTCCCGATCAGCTACATCCTTCACGGAAATCAGACCGAGCAAAAAAAGTTTATCGGCAATGCAGTTGAGAAGAATGTACCAAAGTCCATGATCGAGGCAATGGAAGAAAGAGATTTAAGAATGGCGGCTTAA